Proteins from a genomic interval of Euleptes europaea isolate rEulEur1 chromosome 16, rEulEur1.hap1, whole genome shotgun sequence:
- the SLITRK5 gene encoding SLIT and NTRK-like protein 5, with amino-acid sequence MYACCSTVTLEQDLNRKMHIWMVQTIAFALTSLVLAWAESIEYYGEICDNGCPCEEKDGILTVSCENRGIISLFEISPPRFPVYHLLLSGNLLNRLYPNQFVNYSGASILHLGSNDIQDIETGAFLGLRGLRRLHLNNNKLEVLRDDTFAGLESLEYLQVDYNYISAIEPNAFGKLHLLQVLILNDNLLSSLPNNLFRFVPLTHLDLRGNRLKLLPYLGLLQHMDKVVELQLEENPWNCSCELIALKDWLDSISYSALVGDVVCETPFRLHGRDLDEVSKQELCPRRLISDYEMPPQTPLSTTGYFHTTPASVNSVATSSSAVYKSHLKPPKGTRQPNKSRVRPTSRLPSKDLGYSNYGPSIAYQTKSPVPLECPTACTCNLQISDLGLNVNCQERKIENISELQPKPYNPKKMYLTENYIMQVHRSDFLDATGLDLLHLGNNRISSIQDRAFGDLTNLRRLYLNGNRIERLTPELFYGLQSLQYLFLQYNVIREIEAGTFDSVPSLQLLFLNNNLLRSLPGGVFSGLTLYRLSLRSNHFSYLPVSGVLDQLKSLLQIDLHENPWDCTCDVVGMKLWLEQLNTGVLVDQVICESPKKFAQHDMRSIKAELLCPDYSDIIVSTPTPSSMQGPARTTPFSNSGQSNSTSEEDDAALPSGGSSSSSSSSTVPLSVLILSLLLVFIMSVFVAAGLFVLVMKRRKKVQGGDHASGNNSDVSSFNMQYSVYTGGGAPHSHAHAHHQQHPQHLHRGGGGGPALPKVKTPAGHVYEYIPHPLGHMCKNPIYRSREGNTGEDYKDLHELKVTYSNHHLQPQPPPPSQALGQPPAAPGGQEEPLRSPTYSVSTIEPRDELLSPVQDADRFYRGILEPDKRPSSTLGGSNLPEYPKFPPTAYTYSPNYDLRRPPHPYLHPSPGDSRIRETVLYTPPSTVYVEPNRNEYLELKAKLNAEPDYLEVLEKQTTFSQF; translated from the coding sequence ATGTATGCTTGCTGCTCTACAGTGACTTTGGAGCAGGACCTCAACAGGAAAATGCATATCTGGATGGTGCAGACCATAGCTTTTGCTTTAACATCTCTGGTCCTGGCGTGGGCTGAGAGCATCGAGTATTATGGGGAGATCTGTGACAACGGGTGTCCTTGCGAGGAGAAGGACGGCATCTTGACAGTCAGCTGCGAGAACCGCGGGATCATCAGCCTTTTCGAGATCAGCCCTCCCAGATTCCCCGTCTACCACCTCCTCCTGTCTGGGAATTTGCTCAACAGGCTCTACCCGAACCAGTTTGTTAATTACAGCGGGGCGTCAATTTTGCATCTCGGCAGCAACGACATCCAGGACATCGAGACGGGGGCCTTCCTCGGGCTGAGGGGCTTGAGGAGGCTCCACTTGAACAACAACAAGCTGGAGGTATTGCGGGATGATACTTTTGCAGGGCTGGAGAGCTTGGAGTATCTCCAGGTCGACTACAATTACATCAGCGCCATCGAGCCCAATGCCTTCGGCAAGCTGCATCTGCTGCAGGTGCTGATCCTGAACGACAACCTCCTCTCCTCACTGCCCAACAACCTCTTCCGCTTTGTGCCCTTGACTCACCTCGATTTAAGGGGCAACCGGCTGAAGCTGCTCCCCTATTTGGGCCTCCTGCAGCATATGGATAAGGTGGTGGAGCTGCAGCTGGAGGAGAACCCCTGGAATTGCTCCTGTGAGCTGATTGCCCTGAAGGATTGGCTGGACAGCATCTCCTATTCAGCCCTGGTGGGGGACGTGGTCTGCGAGACTCCTTTCCGCTTGCATGGGAGGGACTTGGACGAGGTCTCCAAGCAGGAGCTTTGCCCGAGGAGACTCATCTCGGATTACGAGATGCCACCGCAGACCCCGCTGAGCACCACAGGGTATTTCCACACCACTCCGGCCTCGGTGAACTCTGTAGCCACGTCTTCCTCGGCTGTTTACAAATCGCATTTGAAGCCCCCCAAGGGGACCCGCCAGCCCAACAAGTCCAGGGTCCGCCCCACCTCTCGCCTGCCCTCCAAGGACCTGGGATACAGTAACTATGGGCCCAGCATCGCCTACCAGACCAAATCTCCGGTGCCTTTGGAGTGCCCTACGGCTTGCACTTGCAACCTCCAGATCTCCGATTTGGGCCTAAACGTCAACTGCCAGGAGAGGAAGATCGAGAACATCTCGGAGCTGCAGCCCAAACCCTACAACCCCAAGAAGATGTATTTGACAGAGAACTACATCATGCAGGTGCACCGTTCAGATTTCCTGGATGCTACTGGATTGGATTTGCTCCACCTGGGCAACAACCGGATTTCGTCCATTCAGGACCGGGCCTTTGGGGATCTAACTAACCTACGAAGGCTTTACTTGAATGGGAACCGGATCGAGAGGCTGACCCCAGAGCTGTTCTATGGGCTTCAAAGTCTGCAGTACCTCTTCCTGCAGTATAACGTGATCCGGGAAATTGAGGCAGGTACTTTTGATTCTGTGCCCAGTTTGCAGCTCCTGTTCCTCAACAACAACTTGCTGAGATCTTTACCTGGGGGCGTTTTTTCTGGCTTGACTCTCTACAGGTTGAGCCTGAGGAGCAACCATTTCTCCTACCTGCCTGTGAGCGGGGTGCTCGACCAGCTGAAATCCTTGCTGCAGATTGATCTCCATGAGAACCCATGGGATTGTACATGCGATGTGGTGGGCATGAAGCTGTGGCTCGAGCAACTCAACACAGGTGTCCTTGTGGACCAGGTAATCTGTGAGTCCCCTAAGAAATTTGCCCAGCATGACATGAGGAGCATCAAAGCAGAGCTGCTGTGCCCGGACTACTCTGACATCATTGTTTCCACGCCCACTCCATCATCCATGCAGGGACCAGCCAGGACCACCCCTTTCTCCAACTCTGGGCAATCCAATAGCACCTCGGAGGAGGACGATGCAGCATTACCTTCTGgtggttcttcctcctcctcctcttcttccacggTGCCTTTGTCGGTGCTGATCCTTAGCCTGCTGCTGGTCTTCATTATGTCTGTGTTTGTGGCCGCAGGTCTCTTTGTGTTGGTCATGAAACGCAGGAAGAAGGTCCAGGGAGGGGACCACGCCAGTGGCAACAACTCGGATGTGAGCTCCTTCAACATGCAGTACAGCGTGTACACGGGAGGGGGAGCCCCCCATTCTCACGCCCACGCCCATCACCAGCAACATCCGCAGCATCTTCACCGTGGAGGAGGAGGCGGTCCGGCTTTGCCCAAGGTGAAAACCCCTGCAGGACACGTCTACGAGTACATCCCTCACCCCTTAGGCCACATGTGCAAGAACCCCATCTATCGCTCCAGGGAGGGCAACACGGGCGAGGATTACAAAGACCTCCATGAGCTCAAGGTGACCTACAGCAATCATCacctccaaccccaacccccaccaCCCTCGCAGGCCTTGGGGCAGCCCCCGGCAGCTCCTGGGGGTCAAGAGGAGCCCCTTCGGAGCCCAACGTACAGTGTGAGCACCATTGAGCCTCGGGACGAATTGTTATCCCCTGTGCAGGATGCTGACCGTTTTTACAGGGGCATTTTGGAGCCCGATAAACGTCCTTCTTCCACCTTGGGGGGCAGTAACCTCCCTGAGTATCCTAAGTTCCCCCCAACCGCCTACACTTACTCCCCTAATTATGACCTTAGGCGCCCCCCACACCCCTACTTGCATCCCAGCCCAGGGGACAGCAGGATCCGGGAGACAGTGCTCTATACCCCCCCAAGTACTGTTTATGTAGAGCCAAACAGGAACGAATACCTGGAGCTAAAAGCAAAACTAAATGCAGAGCCGGACTACCtcgaagtgttggaaaaacagaCCACATTCAGTCAGTTCTGA